Proteins encoded together in one Anas acuta chromosome 10, bAnaAcu1.1, whole genome shotgun sequence window:
- the GOT2 gene encoding aspartate aminotransferase, mitochondrial, whose product MRSALPRGAVSAGRPHAAMALLQSCRFLAAPRLAAAARASSWWSHVEMGPPDPILGVTEAFKRDTNSKKMNLGVGAYRDDNGKPYVLSCVRKAEAMIASKKMDKEYLPIGGLADFTRASAELALGENSEAFKSGRYVTVQGISGTGSLRIGANFLQRFFKSSRDVYLPKPSWGNHTPIFRDAGLQLQAYRYYDPKTCSLDFAGAMDDISKIPEKSIILLHACAHNPTGVDPRQEQWKEMAATVKKRNLLVYFDMAYQGFASGDINRDAWAVRHFIEQGINIVLSQSYAKNMGLYGERAGAFTVICSDAEEAKRVESQLKILIRPMYSNPPLNGARIASIILNTPELRKEWLVEVKGMADRIIGMRTQLVSNLKKEGSSHNWQHITDQIGMFCFTGLKPEQVERLIKEFSIYMTKDGRISMAGVTSGNVGYLAHAIHQVTK is encoded by the exons ATGCGCAGTGCGCTGCCGCGGGGAGCTGTGTCTGCCGGCCGCCCTCACGCCGCCATGgcgctgctgcagagctgccgcTTCCTCGCCGCCCCCcgcctcgccgccgccgcccgcgccAG CTCATGGTGGTCCCACGTGGAGATGGGTCCCCCCGACCCCATCCTGGGGGTGACCGAAGCGTTCAAGCGCGACACCAACTCCAAGAAGATGAACCTGGGCGTGGGGGCGTACCGGGACGACAACGGGAAGCCCTACGTGCTGAGCTGCGTTCGCAAG GCGGAGGCCATGATAGCCTCTAAGAAGATGGACAAGGAGTACTTGCCCATCGGGGGGCTGGCGGATTTCACCCGGGCATCGGCAGAGCTGGCGCTGGGCGAAAACAGCGAGGCTTTCAAGAGCGGCCGG TACGTCACCGTGCAGGGTATTTCTGGGACTGGATCTCTGCGAATTGGAGCCAATTTTTTG caACGGTTCTTCAAGTCCAGCCGCGACGTGTACCTACCCAAACCCTCCTGGGGCAATCACACGCCCATCTTCCGCGATGCGGGCTTGCAGCTCCAGGCTTACCGCTACTACGACCCCAAAACCTGCAGCCTCGACTTCGCTGGAGCCATGGACGACATTTCT AAAATCCCAGAGAAGAGCATCATCCTCTTGCACGCCTGTGCTCACAACCCCACCGGAGTGGATCCCCGGCAGGAGCAGTGGAAGGAGATGGCAGCCACGGTGAAG AAACGGAACCTCCTGGTGTACTTCGACATGGCCTACCAGGGCTTTGCCAGCGGGGACATCAACCGGGACGCCTGGGCCGTGCGGCATTTCATCGAGCAGGGCATCAACATCGTGCTGTCGCAGTCCTACGCCAAGAACATGGGGCTGTACG GAGAGCGCGCGGGAGCCTTCACGGTGATCTGCAGCGACGCAGAGGAAGCCAAGAGGGTGGAGTCGCAGCTGAAGATCCTCATCCGTCCCATGTACTCCAACCCGCCCCTGAACGGAGCCCGCATCGCCTCCATCATCCTCAACACCCCGGAGCTGCGGAAGGAGTG GCTGGTGGAGGTGAAGGGCATGGCTGACCGGATCATCGGCATGCGGACTCAGCTGGTGTCCAACCTCAAGAAGGAGGGATCCTCGCACAACTGGCAGCACATCACCGACCAGATCGGCATGTTCTGCTTCACGGGGCTGAAGCCCGAGCAG GTGGAGCGGCTGATCAAGGAGTTCTCCATCTACATGACAAAGGACGGCCGAATCTCCATGGCGGGCGTTACGTCGGGTAACGTGGGTTACCTGGCTCACGCCATCCACCAGGTCACCAAGTAA
- the CALB2 gene encoding calretinin, with protein MAGREAAATPAPAPVPHGGAAPQRAPHLHLAELSASQFLDVWRHFDSDGNGYIEGKELENFFQELESARKGAGVDSRKDKLGDKMKEFMHKYDKNADGKIEMAELAQILPTEENFLLCFRQHVGSSAEFMEAWRRYDTDRSGYIEANELKGFLSDLLKKANRPYDEPKLQEYTQTILRMFDMNGDGKLGLSEMSRLLPVQENFLLKFQGMKLSSEEFNAIFAFYDKDGSGFIDEHELDALLKDLYEKNKKEMSIQQLTNYRRSIMSLADGGRLYRKELEIVLCSEPPV; from the exons ATGGCCGGCAGGGAGGCGGCGGCgaccccggccccggccccggtcccgcacgggggggcggccccgcaaCGCGCCCCGCACCTGCACCTGGCCGAGCTCAGCGCGTCCCAGTTCCTCGACGTCTGGAGGCACTTCGATAGTGACG GAAATGGCTACATCGAAGGGAAAGAGCTGGAAAACTTCTTCCAGGAGCTGGAAAGCGCTCGGAAGGGGGCCGGGGTG GACTCGCGGAAGGACAAACTGGGCGACAAGATGAAGGAATTCATGCACAAATACGACAAAAACGCGGACGGCAAAATCGAGATGGCCGAG CTGGCCCAGATCCTGCCCACGGAGGAGAATTTCCTGCTGTGTTTCCGCCAGCACGTGGGCTCCAGCGCGGAGTTCATGGAG GCATGGAGACGGTACGACACGGACCGCAGCGGCTACATCGAGGCCAACGAGCTCAAG GGCTTTTTGTCCGACCTGCTGAAGAAAGCAAACCGGCCATACGACGAGCCCAAGCTGCAGGAGTACACGCAGACCATC CTGCGGATGTTCGACATGAACGGGGACGGGAAGCTGGGGCTCTCCGAGATGTCCCG gcttctgccagTGCAAGAGAACTTCCTCCTCAAgtttcag GGGATGAAGCTCTCCTCGGAGGAATTCAACGCCATCTTCGCGTTTTATGACAAG GATGGGAGCGGCTTCATCGACGAGCACGAGCTGGACGCGCTGCTGAAGGACCTCTACGAGAAGAACAagaag GAGATGAGCATCCAGCAGCTCACCAACTATCGCCGCAGCATCATGAGCCTGGCGGACGGCGGCCGGCTCTACCGCAAGGAGCTGGAGATCGTGCTCTGCAGCGAGCCCCCCGTCTag